Genomic segment of Plasmodium vinckei vinckei genome assembly, chromosome: PVVCY_10:
ACTATCCTCAACTATATATCCCAAAAATTCATTCTCGTCCATTCCGTTGTCTATTCTTTCTCCAAAATATTCAGGAGGGTATGTTTTCATTAAGTCACGGGCATCTTTTGTTACTTCTTCGACAGTAGCATGTGGCCATTTTTTATCTCGGGCATGAAAAACGCAATCACATAAGTGATGTAATTTTTCAGTACGGTGATTATAACTGACATTAATAGCTGTTCCTCCGTAATCTCCTTGTatgaaatttttattaaagaaTGTGGTAGTATGTAAAGGTTGGTGCATGTCACCAAAAAcatgaataaaatatcttAATTGGAaattataagaaaaataactgccatattttttttttttttcgaatgATTTTAAGTTATGaaatattctttttgtAATAGTTAATGAGTTATCTGTggttttataatattctttatGATACATATCTAAATCAATATTGGTAGGATTATATGGTACATTAATATAATGCCATCTGTCCATTAAATCGATACCATCCATTCTTTTAGTAGTATCTACAGGATGTTCATAGTATTTAATATGATCTGGCCATACAGCTGCATATACATGATTATTGAAATCGTTATCTTCTTTGTAATTTtggaatatttttgttaaaagTTTCTTTTCATTATCATCAAGTCCTTCATATGCTATGGCACTTATTAACATGTGCCCTTCATCTGACCAGCAGGTTGCTTCTTTCAAAAGCAACAAGGAAAACAATCCACAGGAAATTAggtatttaataaatcccatttttttttttcaaaaaaaaaagatggTTTATTCAGATAATGAGAAATTATATTAGTtgaatgataaaaattaaagtataaaattaaattattttaattatattttagaaaaatataattagaataatttaaaaaaaatatataattagtatattaattgtaaaaaacttagaaaatataattataaattatttaatattaattaaatattaacataattatttgattatttttaatgtcaaaattttaataataaaatattctaaactaaaaatgttataaaatatgggGTATAGTGTTAAAAAGTATAGCTAGtcgaaataaaaaaaaaaaaaatttaattaattttctCGGATTTCCTTTATAgggtaaaaaataaatcttgGTATAGTATATGATTAAAGGTCATTTCAAagattttttcaatatattgtaaaattatataaaataaactatACAAGAAATtaagaatgaaaaaaatgaaaataaaaatttgcaTAATGTAAAATAGTGATATGTGTTTGTATAAGGTACTAATACAGAACTGTGAACAGTTATTTACTTAAAACTAAAGCATCAAAGTTagttgtatatatataaacataagtataaaaaagcggttgaaaaataatactactataattataaaggCAGGGTTCAcaatgaattattttccaATGCCAAATATTCtatgcataataaaaaaatgtgtatatatattcgaGAATTGAACAAATGGAATATATGGTTAATTAATTTACTCTCAAATAccaattaaatataaacaactataatttaaatatataaaatatgaatataatcaTTTGTCATATCAAAGAATCCATAAATGAAAGCAGCATATCTACACAAATAcgaaatatgtaataataaaataataatttaaactTATAATAgcaaatggaaataaataatagaaaaattaaaacccTAACacacatattttatcatttttgttctatttcataatatgtaaatttttgtcatccaattttttaaagcataaatataattcatatttagCTATGGGAAAAGCAAATATATGAGCACAtctattaaaataaacaaagaaataaaaagaactgtgtttttttttcggtttataaacaatatttaAGAAATGcaagtaaaatataaaaatgaaaaaaggtTATTTAACTGCATACAGTTTTatagcatatattttttatataatatatattatggtGAATTTAGCTAGCCATTACAACTGTCACTCAATTGGTATTAAATGTCCTACTtaccaaataaatatattaaaaggaATAACAgaggaaaatataaatggaaataaatgtaaattaggaacaaattataaacacCTTTTCAATAATCCATCAAATGGAATAGTAGGTGGATATAgaaattcatattttattaaaacaattatattGCAAAAAGGACATAAAttaaaggaaaataaaaaaaatataataatattaaaaaaaaaagaccaaaatattaatacagCGCATGTGCGTAATTTAAAAATCGCGTGCACagatgataatatattaaaccAAGAACAAATTGAATCGTCCAATACtgaaaacaatataaatattaataatcaACCtcagataaaaaataacgaCATGCTTGGAGAAtgtgaatataatattgaaaaggAAAGAgattatgatataaaaaatggagaagaaaataatagtaacaAATTAAGTGACGATTTATTGGacgaaataaatatgaataaaatcACTGAAGAAGAAAACAGTATCGCCCACAAAAATATGGACGATGATGGTTTTGACATactaaaacattttaatgtagaaaatgataattctTTAATTAGTAATGTAGACCCTGAAAAGAGCAAAGATCTTATAAATagcaattattttaaaaatatgatgaaaGAATTAAATTTGAATGAAGATGAAATTTTAAGCATGATAagaaaaaacgaaaaaaatgttaccAAATTAATTAGTGAAAATTTAACAGTTGaacaaattgaaaaaagagcaaaaaatgaagaaaaacgTGACGAAGAATTATTTGATGcttatatgaataataatttaagaataggaaattatattagttttaaaaaaattggaaagaaatataaagatattATTAAAGAAGTTATAACCATTTTActtcataataatattcaaTTTAAAGATATTATTAAAGATATTGAAGAAGGTAGATATGAAATAAACAAACTGATATCTATA
This window contains:
- a CDS encoding p1/s1 nuclease, putative yields the protein MGFIKYLISCGLFSLLLLKEATCWSDEGHMLISAIAYEGLDDNEKKLLTKIFQNYKEDNDFNNHVYAAVWPDHIKYYEHPVDTTKRMDGIDLMDRWHYINVPYNPTNIDLDMYHKEYYKTTDNSLTITKRIFHNLKSFEKKKKYGSYFSYNFQLRYFIHVFGDMHQPLHTTTFFNKNFIQGDYGGTAINVSYNHRTEKLHHLCDCVFHARDKKWPHATVEEVTKDARDLMKTYPPEYFGERIDNGMDENEFLGYIVEDSYEQAVKHVYSAFPFDTLNRHTSYDLSNAYVINLKKVLNEQIALGGYRLIRYLKIMLANVPDDL